A single genomic interval of Gemmatimonadales bacterium harbors:
- a CDS encoding Trm112 family protein — translation MSLSPQLLEILVCPKCKGDLEYQTGPDEALVCHACRLVYPVEDDIPIMLIDEALPLP, via the coding sequence ATGTCACTTTCGCCGCAACTTCTCGAGATCCTGGTCTGCCCCAAGTGCAAGGGCGACCTCGAGTACCAGACGGGCCCCGATGAAGCGTTGGTCTGCCACGCATGCCGGCTGGTGTACCCGGTGGAAGACGACATCCCCATCATGCTCATCGACGAAGCACTGCCGCTCCCCTGA